One Ictalurus punctatus breed USDA103 chromosome 10, Coco_2.0, whole genome shotgun sequence genomic region harbors:
- the soul4 gene encoding heme-binding protein soul4 isoform X2 — MALISFEDLAELDDEQLDDEVPENSQPADEEEEERLLAHWQAVGRTHQVTVPREMTGPIMEMTRRNEEVEQVPFVTISTHEKLGEVIYEERVYPPGKWACVTVGEKLYEQSISMGFMKLMRFICKENSAGRYLGMTVPVVNGIKILEDGRGFESEVLTALYLPAEFQASPPQSADPDITIVHRDSVRVITRVFFGTTTEETISRQISLLWELLGTSGDIHQDQYMVAVYENPGVPSRRNEIWFICRNP; from the exons ATGGCTCTTATCTCTTTTGAAGATCTTGCTGAACTGGATGATGAGCAGTTAGATGATGAAGTCCCTGAAAACTCCCAGCCAGcagatgaggaggaagaggaaaggCTGCTTGCTCACTGGCAGGCTGTGGGGCGGACACATCAGGTCACCGTCCCAAGAG AGATGACTGGTCCAATTATGGAGATGACGAGGAGGAATGAGGAAGTGGAACAGGTTCCTTTtgtcaccatatcaacacatgaaaag ctagGTGAGGTGATATATGAGGAGAGGGTGTATCCACCAGGTAAATGGGCCTGTGTCACTGTTGGAGAAAAGCTGTATGAGCAGAGCATCTCTATGGGCTTCATGAAACTCATGCGTTTCATCTGCAAGGAGAACTCGGCTG GTCGTTACTTGGGCATGACCGTGCCTGTGGTGAATGGAATAAAGATTCTGGAGGACGGCAGGGGCTTCGAAAGTGAAGTCCTGACAGCTCTCTACTTGCCTGCGGAGTTTCAGGCAAGCCCTCCACAGTCTGCTGACCCAGACATCACCATCGTCCACAGGGACTCGGTGCGAGTCATCACCCG GGTTTTCTTTGGAACAACTACGGAGGAGACAATCTCACGGCAGATCAGCCTCCTGTGGGAGCTGCTGGGAACATCTGGTGACATTCATCAAGACCAATACATGGTGGCCGTTTACGAGAACCCTGGGGTGCCGTCCCGTCGAAATGAGATCTGGTTCATCTGCCGGAACCCCTGA
- the soul4 gene encoding heme-binding protein soul4 isoform X1 codes for MREKTRCPQALIPFQGHTANLAKMALISFEDLAELDDEQLDDEVPENSQPADEEEEERLLAHWQAVGRTHQVTVPREMTGPIMEMTRRNEEVEQVPFVTISTHEKLGEVIYEERVYPPGKWACVTVGEKLYEQSISMGFMKLMRFICKENSAGRYLGMTVPVVNGIKILEDGRGFESEVLTALYLPAEFQASPPQSADPDITIVHRDSVRVITRVFFGTTTEETISRQISLLWELLGTSGDIHQDQYMVAVYENPGVPSRRNEIWFICRNP; via the exons ATGAGGGAGAAAACACGGTGTCCTCAGGCTTTAATCCCATTTCAGG GTCACACTGCAAATTTGGCAAAAATGGCTCTTATCTCTTTTGAAGATCTTGCTGAACTGGATGATGAGCAGTTAGATGATGAAGTCCCTGAAAACTCCCAGCCAGcagatgaggaggaagaggaaaggCTGCTTGCTCACTGGCAGGCTGTGGGGCGGACACATCAGGTCACCGTCCCAAGAG AGATGACTGGTCCAATTATGGAGATGACGAGGAGGAATGAGGAAGTGGAACAGGTTCCTTTtgtcaccatatcaacacatgaaaag ctagGTGAGGTGATATATGAGGAGAGGGTGTATCCACCAGGTAAATGGGCCTGTGTCACTGTTGGAGAAAAGCTGTATGAGCAGAGCATCTCTATGGGCTTCATGAAACTCATGCGTTTCATCTGCAAGGAGAACTCGGCTG GTCGTTACTTGGGCATGACCGTGCCTGTGGTGAATGGAATAAAGATTCTGGAGGACGGCAGGGGCTTCGAAAGTGAAGTCCTGACAGCTCTCTACTTGCCTGCGGAGTTTCAGGCAAGCCCTCCACAGTCTGCTGACCCAGACATCACCATCGTCCACAGGGACTCGGTGCGAGTCATCACCCG GGTTTTCTTTGGAACAACTACGGAGGAGACAATCTCACGGCAGATCAGCCTCCTGTGGGAGCTGCTGGGAACATCTGGTGACATTCATCAAGACCAATACATGGTGGCCGTTTACGAGAACCCTGGGGTGCCGTCCCGTCGAAATGAGATCTGGTTCATCTGCCGGAACCCCTGA